The window TCACCTTCCACTGCTCGGCAATCTGACCGGACAGTTCCTCGATGGTCTTTTCCTGCTCGGCGGCGCTGATTTCCAGTGTCGTCAGCCGATCGTCGGGCGTGGTCATTCAAAACCTCGGGTTTCGTGAATGTTAAGCTGTCGGCACGTTCGAAATTGACAAGCGCGCGGGGATTTGTCGAGAGTGAACGGCGCTCCGGCCAATTGGCACGAGCGGGGCATCATGCTAGGCATTTTGACCAAGCGATAAAAAAATAAGAGTGGGACAGGCTGCATGGCGCAAGCCGCGATCGAGCTTATAGGCATCAACAAGAGTTTTGGCGCCGTGCGCGCCAACCGCGACATCAACCTGGAAATCGCGCGCGGCACCATCCACGGCATCGTCGGCGAGAACGGCGCCGGCAAGTCGACGCTGATGTCGATCCTCTACGGCTTCTACCAGGCTGACAGCGGCGAGATCCACGTCGGCGGCAAGCCGGTCTCGATCACCAGTTCGAACGCCGCTATCGCGCTCGGCATCGGCATGGTGCACCAGCATTTTATGCTGGTCGACAATTTCTCGGTGCTGGAGAACATCATCCTCGGCGCGGAGAACGATCCGCTGCTGAAAAGCAGCATCGCCAAGGCGCGCTCGGAACTCGAGCGGCTGGAGCGCGAATACGGCCTCGAGGTCGATCCCGACGCCGTCATCGAGGAATTGCCGGTCGGCCTGCAGCAGCGCGTCGAGATCCTCAAGGCGCTCTACCGAGGCGCCGAGATCCTGATCCTCGACGAGCCGACCGGCGTTTTGACGCCGGCCGAGGCCGACCACCTCTTCCGCATCCTCAAGCAATTGAAGGAGCAGGGAAAAACGATCGTGCTGATCACCCACAAGCTGCGCGAGATCATGGCCATCACCGATACGGTCTCGGTCATGCGCCAGGGCACGATGGTTGCAACCAGGGTGACGAAGGAGACCACGGTCGGCGAGCTGGCCGAACTGATGGTCGGGCGGCGCGTGCTGTTGCGGGTCGAGAAAGGCGAGGCGGAAGCCGGCGCCGTC is drawn from Mesorhizobium sp. B1-1-8 and contains these coding sequences:
- a CDS encoding ABC transporter ATP-binding protein, whose amino-acid sequence is MAQAAIELIGINKSFGAVRANRDINLEIARGTIHGIVGENGAGKSTLMSILYGFYQADSGEIHVGGKPVSITSSNAAIALGIGMVHQHFMLVDNFSVLENIILGAENDPLLKSSIAKARSELERLEREYGLEVDPDAVIEELPVGLQQRVEILKALYRGAEILILDEPTGVLTPAEADHLFRILKQLKEQGKTIVLITHKLREIMAITDTVSVMRQGTMVATRVTKETTVGELAELMVGRRVLLRVEKGEAEAGAVKLAVKNLTVKDSRGVTMVDDVSFDVRGGEIVGIAGVAGNGQSELLEAISGIRHAVSGEVMLEGKPIDLTGKADPGELRDRGLAHVPEDRHHVGLVLAFEENENSILGYHDDERYLKGPFLKVDAIMADAKDKIAKYDIRPGNPRLKTANFSGGNQQKIVLAREMEQDPGVLIVGQPTRGVDVGAIEFIHKRLIAMRDQGKAVLVVSVELDEIRSLSDRILVMFAGRIVGERGPEATEGELGLLMAGVEQQEAAE
- a CDS encoding SlyX family protein encodes the protein MTTPDDRLTTLEISAAEQEKTIEELSGQIAEQWKVIERMERKLAALADRFLALEEQSAADVPVTKPPHW